tttttcaatttatccctTCCagctaaaaaaaccaataccCTCTCACACCCAGTAGTAGCCATATCCTCTGCAGCAGGTTTGAATCTAGAATCCTTCAGCCCACCATTTCTAGGACACAGATAGAACCACATTTTATCAAGTTTTGACCCCATAAAAAATGGATGCATCAGAATCATCCCGGCCAACTTCATCTTTGGTAGCACTGATCTAATGCGAACTGCCAAGTTATAGGCTATGTTTGCCCCAGCACTATCACCTGCCAGAAAAACCCGGCTGAAATCTCCATGAATATTTAACCATGGTTCTGGTCCATGCCCGTTTGCATGGGATGCCACCCATCGGAGGGATGTCCATGAGTCCTCGTAGCCCGTGGGTATAGGGTGCTCCGGTGCTAACCGGTACTCGATGGAGACAGCAATGACATTAGCCTCTGTTACAATAGAAGCAACATATTTTTGGTAAATCGGGTCAAAGGGGGATCTTAGTGCAAACCCGCCTCCATGAATATAAATAAGAACTGGGAGTTTACTATTAAGTTTGGTCATTTGGGGCATGAAAATACGGGCAGATATAGGAGGTTCGGTTGTGATAAGAACATCTTTAGATTGAAGACTAGTGGGTAGTTCATGGGAAGGTGGAACTTTGATAATAGGCAGACATCTCTCTATGTAGCCATCTTTGTATACTTTAAAGAAGGGCGAGAAATCATAGGCTATCTCACCGTCGTTGAACTTCTCGATCTCcatcatttcaataaaataatgcaaGTAATAAAACGTTGCCTACGTTAAGGCAATCCCGATGGTCATTTATAGAGAAAAGAATGAACTAAGAAGATGGGCAACAACCAGAAATCACTTAACATCTAACTTGGATTAGAAGCAGCTTacccctctctctctaaatatgtGGTCAACAGTGTGCCAGCTACTGAAATATATTCAATTTGGAGGCTTTAACTCGGATGGTGAGTTACTGATAGAACTTCGAGCCACACGTAACGTTATAAACTAGTTTTATGTTTTGCTGCGGccaggtatttttattttttataaaaaattatataaaaatttttttaatacatttatgtaatttaaaaaatttaattataaataaaaaaagtttatacaaaaatataattaaataaatcaacaattatatgtgctaataaataaataaatcaatctaaaaataaaacttgaaaatttaagaaattgatgtagatcaagatatttaatctcataaCGACAAGACATTTACCATATTATGTTtgctaaattttatttattaaaatatttttttatccaatcaaacaataatagaaataaacaaacatagtaaattaattgaagaaaaaaataaaaaaaatattatgcaatgcTACACagattagaaatattatctgaaaataaatattttttatttttaaaataaagttcatttatacaaaagattaaaaaaaatatagaatatgGATCAgaatctctttaaaaattaaacacacacaaaatagttttttaaaaaaaatctctatccaaaaatgttaaataagtaaataaaaaatcacaaacaaatgatattaattaaaacataaatttaaaaattattttaaaaaagatatgttGAAAAAaggtatcaataaaaaaacaaaattagaagaaaaaaatagcattcCAGGAGTTGTGGCTTAAATTATCAAACATATAATTCGGATCATGAACTCAACTTGGTTAAATaatctttttctatatatatattaaaaaacaaaaacaaaacaaaacaaggccAAAAAATAAGCTAGAAGCGCGGGTCTATGGCTCAGCGCGCCTGGGCCATTGCAAGGAAAAGCACGGACGCGTGGgcttggttttattattttattttttatagtagatAACATGTTGTCTACAAACCCAGATTCCGGGCACCACAATGGtggcaaaaaaattaaggttgaacctctgttgttaaaaaaaaacataatttttaagttatttcaaCCTCAaaacactacaccattaaacagttttaccgacaaaatcaTTCCGTCAGTGACAGTGCTATGTCATTGTAcggctatctcagtttgaatccctcggtcattccgtcggtaaaatcatctgaaaaaatAGGCCGTCGCagatacggtcggtatataccgatagaaatattccgtcggtatataccaatagattttgagacggaatttAGTCCATCGGTagttattaccgacggaatattttcgttggtaattccgttggttttctccggttttctggtagtgaaacaCCTCAATAACATTTTTGGAACACTCACAAATCAATTCATCTActcaaaatacctaaaaaatagtttaaaatccGAAATCAAACCAGGTtagattctttttaatttagatctATTTTTTCTGACAATactgaaattgtaaaaaaaacactatcaaGCCTCTCTCAACTCATGGAACTATTTTGTGTTGTTGTAACTCAATTATTAAccctttatttttgtatatattttaaaaatattagaaaattctaaaaaaaaatatgtcgtttcaatgttattttgattattttgttatttttcttcatttttatttaattcttgtgtgttaaaatatcttgaaaatcattataaatatatacaacaatacaacaatacaaaaataaataaaaacaccaaactTTATAGATGAGATTTAAAATTGAATCGATAATCAAGTATCATTGGTAAAAAAGAGATTTGAGATTTGTTTTGTCATAATTGAAGATGAAGTGAAGAGAATACAGAGAAAAGGATTTAAATAGGTTTAACTTGGCtaaaattgtaagaaattaaagttcaaggaTGAGTTTGGAACAAATAGCCAAGTTAGAAATCAAtgaagggtttaattgaagaaacaaatcaaaattaaaagttaaattggTTAAAATTGCATAATCTTATGAGCAAAGGATGAATTTACAACAAGTAAATTAATCAGGCGATCTAAATTGATTCAATTagggatgcaattaaaaagaaatagggGATTGAGAACAAATCATGTTGAAATTGCAAGAATTTGAAAagcaaggactaaattgaaaagattaattTGAGGGATTAAATTGAGATAGAATTCAAGTTTTAAcctatttgattaaaattgaaaagattcaaaacaCAAGAACTGtaatgaaaaggagaaaatatcCCAAGGGTCCAATTGactatattaaattcatttcgGTCCCATTTGTTTCAATCCATTTAATTCGATTGAGTCCAAATTGATTCATTGATTGTTATCCAATTTAGGTTAATTGtttccaattaatttaattcagcCCAATTCAGACCCCTGATTTTGTCCAATTGATACAACTTAGTCCAGAATCCAAATTAAACCCTAAGATCCagcaattaattttcaaatcttttGGTCATTAAACCCAAATGCAATCTCCTAATTCCCAGCCTTGGAATCCCAGAATTCCAtcaatcacaattaaaaaaccaGATTCCTAGAATAGTCCCAAACTTTCAGCTTTGCTCCCCATTTAAAAACCAGCACAGACAAGAGCACGGAGGGGGACGatacacaacacacaaaaaaaaaaacactagaggGCCTTTCCTTCAACAAAAAGATCACCCACCAACACTGGAAAATTTTCCAGTTTCCCTTCCACCCTAAGCTTTCATCCCCATACTCTCAAGCCACCAAATCAGTACCAACAATCCAGCCATGAACCATTGCAGATTAACCATCACCATGAACTTTCAACACTGACCCTCCTTCCAAAACCACCACAGACCACCATCACCGTCCCATCTCTTCAAACTGAAACCACTCACCCAGCCTAAGCCTCCACCTATCGCAGTCCTGCACCCAAACCTTGTGTCTCCCAACCAAACACTCAAACCAAAACAGCACCAACACAGTTGCCTCTCCATTTTCACAATCATCAACCACCCACGGCTGATCCAGCAATAGCAGCCCCCCATCGTGACAGCCACCCATCCATTCACCTCTGATTTCGGCCAAACACAGCTGTCCCTCCATTTTCTCCAGCAGCTCCACCATCCACGGCTGTTCCAGCAACAGCAACCCAAGACCTCATCCTCCCAACAAAAACCGTCACTTTCACCCCCATCCCTCCACCGTGGCCATTAGCCAACAGCCCCTGTTCTAGCCACCCCAACAATCCCATCACAAAGACTCGCCCTTTCCTCGTGACAGCAACGCTGTCCACAGCAACCCACGACAGTCACCACAGCCCAGCACCAAAACCAGTAAACCCAACCATCTCATCTTCCAAACCATCAAATCTACACAACACCAGCAGCCTGCACAGACccatttctctctccctctcggtTCAACTAACCAGCCACCGGGCAGCCACCCCTCAACAACCACAAGAACCATCCACAGCAGCGTCGCCCCTCCTGCCACCACCGCTCCAGTATTTCTCTCCTCACTAGCATAAAAACCCGATACCAGTAACCCAAAATCAACATAAGCAGCCTCGGAGAAGGCACAAGCCACTTCAAAAGCCATTGGAAATAAATGGGTCAAGGCTCAAATCTCATTAAAGCCAATAAAGCTAATAGCCCAACTCTTATTATCCATACAAGTTTAAagcctaaacttttttttttcatatggatCCAAAGCCCATTCTTAacaattttaatgtaattttattttaggaataatTATCATTGGtcattaggggtgagcaaattcggttcggtttggtttttatctaaaaaactaaccaaaattaaaatttaaaaaactaaaaaattcaaaccagaaccgaaccggaaccggttcaaaccgaccggtttcggttcggttcggtttttttaacagaaaaaccggaaaacctgtgttattattattttgggctTTTTTTGGGCTTTTCTAGGCTTTTTGGGCTTTCTGATGGGCTTtctaattaatgtaaatattatctaattttataacaaaattctataatatatttaatattttgtcactaaatattcatttatattaaattattagtgctaatattgtgtttaatatgttgcaagtctttctaatatttgtgttttggacTCCTCTCCTGCatcaaagtttaaataacacacaccaaattaaaattaaaattacaaagcattgccttcaagagggcttaaaaaaaaaacaacaaataacaatgccataaaaaataaaacacttcatgcaaaaaatataaatcttcattgtgCACATTATCCCAATCAAAAAGCACATCAAGATGACAAGaacattgcactttgattctgtaataccattgacatcaaaacctggaaatcaagatctaaaattataacatgataaaataaattagaatatgtaaaaataaaaagtagtattTTACCATCAAAGTAACTTCTGAACTAATTATCATCCAATGCTACATGTAACTTtccaccaaattctacaaaataaaaaattagacatgttagatgattgcaaacaatttaattaataaattataaaataaaaggtgcaagtttctaaattttttttacctgacTCAAGGTTTTCGTAGGTTTCAATATCATTTATCAAGCTTCTTGATCCttgataaattcaaagaaactatcaaactaataaaaacttaaatgtcaggcaaaaacaaaaaataaaatggaaagtaATATCAGCAAAAACATTACACAGAAACAATCACATTACACAGAAACAATGAAATTAATGACTAAATAAGTAAATATAGGACACACaatctaatttctaaaacttttgTTCCATATCACATGCCTGGTATGTACATAAGAAGGCACAGATCAGTCCATAGGCACCAAAACAACAAGAGTAGGAGAAAGGGAAGTGATTCAAACAACAAGAGATTGCAATAACACAAATAAACAGTCATGAAAATCACAAATACAATGAAACAACAAGACACGGTCAACATATATCCTCAAGTTTGAAGAGtacatattttcaaatcaataagaaaagaaaaacataatttctaatttctaaacACTCATAGGCACCAAAACTAGCTTCTCCAGGACAGGTGACCCAGGCTGCACAAGTTTCCTGTTTAAAATGGAGTAtcaattagataatatttagtCATACACGAGACCAATCAAACCGGCAACCCTAATTGTTcatcaatactaaaaaaaataaacattccaCCTCAGACTAACACCAAGCTTTCAaagatttaattcttatttttgtgttttcccaGTGTTAACAGTGAGGATTGCCCATGTAGCAGCTACTTACACCAGGCATTTGATATGGAAcaaaagttttagaaattagactGCCAACACCATTTTTAGTCATTAATTTTAGAAGTTTTAGAAGTTTTAGAAACAATCACATCACACGTAATTAGTGAcagaattaatgaaattaatgacTAAATATAGGACACACAATCACATTACACAGAAATGAATGAATGGCAATACGGGGCTTTACCCAGAATACACATTACACACTACACAGAACACACAGAAACAGAATCATACAGAATACACAGAAtgcacaaataaaaatcatcccTACGTTAATCACAGAATACACACTACACAGAACAATAGATTTATTAATtcagaaaaaaatcaaccaaaatacaCAGAATGCTCAAACtatggtgttaaaaaaaaaatcaaccaacaaATACACAGAATCACAAagcatatgttaaaaaaaataaaaatagagattgaaaaaaaaaagaaatcatatctGGTGTGAGTTGGGACACGATTCAAGGTCCGGTGTGAAAGAGGGAGGGACTGGTTTGCTAGATTTGAACtctggtgttaaaaaaaaaaccaaccaacaAATACACAGAATCACAAagcatatgttaaaaaaaataaaaacagaaattgacagaaaaaaaaaaatcatacctgGTGTGAGTTGGGACACGATTCAAGGTCGGGTGTAAAAGAGGGAGGG
The DNA window shown above is from Populus trichocarpa isolate Nisqually-1 chromosome 4, P.trichocarpa_v4.1, whole genome shotgun sequence and carries:
- the LOC18097807 gene encoding probable carboxylesterase 1, which gives rise to MMEIEKFNDGEIAYDFSPFFKVYKDGYIERCLPIIKVPPSHELPTSLQSKDVLITTEPPISARIFMPQMTKLNSKLPVLIYIHGGGFALRSPFDPIYQKYVASIVTEANVIAVSIEYRLAPEHPIPTGYEDSWTSLRWVASHANGHGPEPWLNIHGDFSRVFLAGDSAGANIAYNLAVRIRSVLPKMKLAGMILMHPFFMGSKLDKMWFYLCPRNGGLKDSRFKPAAEDMATTGCERVLVFLAGRDKLKNAGRSYYEELKKCGWEGNVEMVEHDGVGHVFHLLKPRCEQALDMMKRLVSFINQEPVIISWTSKI